The DNA segment AACTGAAAGCTAACCCGTTATTTTAGAACAAACCAACCCGGCTGGGACTGAGCGGCAACGAACGAATATAAACGATAATGATTTTCATTTACATAACTCGGCTTTTTACCTATACTGGCAGTAATTCGTTTTCTGCACTTGGAGGAAATATCATGAAATTGCTGTCCACCCTGCTTGCCGCTGCCATCGCCACCCTGGGCTTTGCTTCGGGCGCGGCGGCCGACGAAGTCGTCGTCTATTCCGCCCGCATCGAGCAATTGATCAAGCCGATGTTTGACGCCTATACCAAGCAGACCGGCACCACCATCAAGTTCGTTACCGACAAGGAAGGCCCGCTGCTGGAAAAGCTCAAGGCCGAAGGCGCCAATACCCCGGCCGACATGCTGATCACGGTCGATGCCGGCAACCTATGGCAGGCCGCCCAGGAAGGCTTGCTGCGCCCGGTCAATTCGCCGGTGTTGGGCGCAAACGTGCCGCCCCACCTGCGCGACCCCAACAACCTGTGGTTCGGCCTGTCGGTGCGCGCCCGCACGATTTTCTTCAACAAGAAGAACGTCAAGCCCGAAGAACTGTCGACCTACGAAGACCTGGCCAGCCCGAAATGGAAAAACCGCCTGTGCCTGCGCACCTCGAAAAAAGTCTATAACCAGTCGCTGGTCGCGATGATGATCGAGGAACACGGCGAAGCCAAAACCGAGCAGATCGTCAAGGGCTGGGTGAACAACCTCGCCACCGATGTTTTTTCGGATGACAGCAAGATGCTCGAAGCGGTCGGCGCCGGCCAGTGCGACATCGGCATCGCCAACACTTATTACTATGGCCGCCTGATCGAAAAGAAACCGAACCTGCCCATCGGCATCTTCTGGGCCAACCAGAAAACCGGCGGCGTGCACGTGAATGTCTCCGGCGCAGGCGTGACCAAGCATGCCAAGAACCCGGCCGGCGCGCAAAAGCTGATCGAATGGCTGTCGTCGGAGCAGGCGCAAAACCTGTATACCGACTCCGGCATGGAATATCCGGTCAACCCGAAGGTTAAGGCGGATCCGGTCCTGGTCGGCTGGGGCAACTTCAAGCCGAACGTGATCAATGTCAGCAAGGCTGGCGAACTGCAGGCCGTCGCAGTCAAACTGATGGACCGCGCCGGCTACAAGTAATCCTTCGATGAAGGACGTCACTGCCATCGCCGCTCCCGCCTCCCCCGCCATTGCCCAAGCCCTGCGCCTGCCGCGCATGGCGCTGGCGCGCTGGCTGACAGGCTGGCGCCTTGCTGCCTTCCTGGTCTCGCTGGTGACCCTGGTGCCGCTGGTGGTGGTGCTGTCCTCCTTCATGTACCCGCAGTCCGACACATGGCTGCACCTGTCGCAGCATGTCTTGCCCGGCATCCTGCTCAACACCCTGTGGCTGTCGCTGGGCGTGGCGGTCGGCACCGGACTGCTGGGTGTCACACTGGCATGGCTTACCGCCGTGTGCGAATTTCCCGGACGCCGCTTCTTCGCCTGGGCGCTGATGCTGCCGCTGGCCATGCCCGCGTATGTCACCGCCTTCGTGGCCATCGGCCTGCTCGACTTCACCGGGCCGCTGCAAACCCTGCTGCGCGAATGGTTCGGCACGAGCAGCTGGTTTCCGCGCATCCGCTCGCGCGGCGGCGTGATCCTGGTGATGACGCTGGCCCTCTACCCTTACGTCTACCTGCTGGCGCGCAATGCCTTCCTGACCCAGGGCAGGCGCGCCCTGGAAGCCGGGCAGTCGCTGGGACTTTCCCGGCGCAAGGGCTTTATCAGGATCGCCTTGCCGATGGCGCGCCCGTGGATCGTCGGCGGCATCATGCTGGTGCTGATGGAAACGCTGGCCGACTTCGGCACCGTCGCCATCTTCAATTACGACACCTTCACCACCGCCATCTACAAGGCCTGGTTTGGCCTGTTTTCCCTGTCCACCGCATCGCAACTGGCGTCGATCCTGGTGCTGATCGTGTTTGCCCTGGTGGCGGCCGAACAGCACTGGCGCGGCGTGCGCCGTTACCATGGCAGCGGCCGCAGCCAGGCCACGACCTATCGCCTGAAGCCGGCGCTGGGCTGGACCGTAAGCGCCGCGCTGGGCCTGTTCTTTTGCGCCGTTTTTGTCATTCCACTGCTGCAGCTGCTGATCTGGAGCGCCAGCGTATTCGCGGAAGAATTCGATGCCCGCTATCCGCTATTCATCTGGCATTCGGTGCTGCTGTCAGGCATTGCCGCCGCCCTGGTGGTCATGGCCGGCCTGATCCTGTCGTACGCGCTGCGCCTGTACCGCGACTGGCCGACGCGCTTTTTCACGCGCCTGTCGACGCTCGGCTATGCCGTGCCCGGCACCGTGCTGGCGGTCGGCATTTTCATTCCGGTGGCCTGGCTGGACAATACCCTGCTGGCGTGGCTGCCGGTGCTGGGCGGCGGCGACGGCAGCGTGCTCAAGGGCACCCTGACGGTAATGCTGCTGGCGTACGTGGCACGCTTCCTGGCGCCCGGCTTCAACGCCATCGACAGCGCCATGCAGCGCATCACGCGCAGCCAGGAAGAAGCCGCGCGCGGCATGGGGCTGTCCGGCTGGCGCCTGCTGGCAAGCGTGCATGTGCCGCTGCTGCGCGGCGGCCTGCTGACCGCGGCGCTGCTGGTATTCGTCGACGTCATGAAGGAAATGCCGATCACCCTGATGACGCGGCCGTTCGGCTGGGATACGCTGGCGGTGCGGGTATTTGAAATGACGTCCGAAGGCCAGTGGGAACTGGCAGCCCTGCCTGCCGTGGTGCTGGTGCTGGTCGGCTTGGTGCCGGTGGTGCTGCTGACCCGGCAGTCGGGCAAGTAAAATAGCGTAATGGATACTCTTAATTCGATGGACGCCGGCGGCGACACCATGCTGCAGCTGACTGGCATTTCCCACATCTACCAGCACACCGCCACATTCTCCGACCTCAGCTTCACGCTGGCGCGCGGCCAGATCGGCTGCCTGCTCGGCCCGTCCGGCTGCGGCAAGACCACGGCGCTGCGCTGCATTGCCGGCTTTGAAACCGTCAGCGCCGGCGCCATCCACGTCAATGGCCGCCTGGTCAGCAGCCGCGATTTTTCCATGCCGGCAGAACAACGCCACATCGGCATGGTCTTCCAGGACTATGCGCTGTTCCCCCACCTGGACGTGCGGCGCAACATTGCCTTCGGACTGCGCGGCCTGGAGCGCGACGCGATTGCGCGCCGCGTCGATGAAATGCTGGAAGTGGTCGGATTGCAGGCGCTCGGCAAGGCGTATCCGCACGAACTCTCGGGCGGCCAGCAGCAGCGCGTGGCGCTGGCGCGCGCGCTGGCGCCCAAGCCCGACCTGCTGCTGATGGACGAGCCGTTTTCCAACCTGGATGTCGAGTTGCGCGAGCGCCTCTCCGTCGAAGTGCGCGCCATTCTCAAGCAGCAGAATGCCACCGCGGTGCTGGTCACGCACGACCAGCACGAAGCCTTCGCCATTGCCGACGAAATCGGCATTGTGCACCAGGGCGTCATCCAGCAGTGGGATGCGCCCTACCGGCTCTACCATGAACCGGTCAACCGCTTCGTCGCCGATTTCATCGGCGAAGGCGTGCTCATACCCGGCAAGGTGCTGGCGCCGAACCGCATCGAAATCGAACTCGGTGCGGTGCCGGCCAGGATGCCCGAAGACTGCTGCCTCGGCTGCACGGTGGATGTGCTGGTGCGCCCCGACGACCTGATCCACGATGACGCCAGTCCCCTGCAGGCCAAAGTGCTCGCCAAGGCGTTTCGCGGCGCGGAGTTTCTGTATACGCTGGAGCTGCCCGGCGGCGCCAGGGTATTGTCGCTGGTGCCGAGCCACCACAATCATGCGCTCGGCGAAAAGATCGGCATCCGGCTTGAAATCGACCACGTGGTGGCCTTCAAGCGCTAAGGCTTCACGAAGCAGGTATCGCCTGCGCCGGGACCGATGCAGCAGCGCGCTGCTTGCCAGGTCGCCTGCTGTCATTCGCGTGCGGCCAGCCAGCCGTTGACGTTCGCCAACTCGGCTTCATTCAGCTTGCCGACCGCAGCCGCCAGCTGCAGCCGGTTCAGCAAAAATTGGTAGCGCGCCTCGACCAGGTTGTAGCGGGCCTGGTAAACATTTTGTTCGGCGTCGATCACATCGACGGTTGTTTTTGCGCCCACCTCGCGCCCCCGCTTGATCGAAGCCAGCCACGATGCGCTGGATACCTGCGCCTGCTCGAGCGCCTTGATCCGTGCCGTGCCGCTTTCGACCGCCAGGAAAAATTGCCTGGTCCCTTGCACTGCATCGCGCCGCACGGCTTCCAAGGTGTGTCGCTGTTGCTCCCGCACCGCCACTGCCTGCCGCAGCTGCGCGCTGCGGCCGCCGCCGGTATACAGCGGGATCGACAGTTGCAAGCCGATCGCACCGCTGGCCTTGCGCTCAGGCGCACCGGCTGCGGCAATGCTGCCATCCCATTTCCTGCCGTAGCTGGCAACGAGCGAAACCGCAGGGGCGCTTTCAAGGCGGTAGCGATCGATATCCTGGCGGGCATGGTCGAGACCGAGTTGCTGCGCCTGGAGTGCCAGGTTGCTTTCCTGTGCCAGCAGCATCCATGCACCCAGCGAAGCCGGTTGCAAAATGGTAGCGGCATGCTCTTCCGACACTGGCGCCAGCTGCGCCGGGTCCAGATCGGTCAGTGTCTTGTAGACATCTGATTTGGTCGCCAAGTCGTTGCGGGCGGCGATCTCAATCGCAATGATTGCGTCGAAGCGGGCTTGCGCTTCATTGGCATCGGTAATGCTCGAGGAGCCGACCTCGAGCATTTTTTTTGCTTGCGCCAGCTGCTGGCCGACCGCTTCCTTCTGGGCGGCGACCAGCTTCAGGTTTTCTTGCGCCAGCACGGTGTCACAATAGGCTTTTGCCACGCGCAAGATCAAATCCTGTTCCTCCGCGCGATATTGCACGGCAGCTTGCCGCGCCTGCAGTTTCAACTGGTCTCGCCCCACCGTCGCTGCCGCATCGTAGAGCGGCTGAATCAGCGTCACGCCCACTTCATATTGCGGCCCGCGCATGCGGGTGGGCGGCGCGGCGGGATTGGCTTGTACGGAATCCGAAGTGCTGGCGGTCTGACCGGCATTGCCATTGAGCGCAATCTGCGGCAACATCGCGGCGGCACCCAGGTTGGCGTTTTCCAGCCCGGCGTTGCGTGCCTGTTCCGCGGCGGCGAAGCGGGCGTCATGCGTGCGGGCCGCCTGCCATGAGGACAATAGATTTGTGGCGCTCGCTGGCGTGCATAGCATTGGCAAAACCAGCAGCGCAACCGAATATGTTTTCGCCAACGATTGAAATGCTCTGTGCATCGTTATGGTCGTTTTTAAAAAAAACCGGGCGTGCCGAGACGCCCGGTAAACAGCGCCGGAGGTACGCTGGGGGAGAATAAGTTAAAGCAACATTGACTAAAAAATCGCGCGCGAACGAAGCATGGCGCTGCAAGGCAAGCCGCGCGGATTCATCGCTTCAGCATTGCTGCCGCTCATGAAAAACGCCACCGGCGCCCTGGGCAGTTCCCTGGGTGAGCGGGAACTGCCGCAGTGCATCCGGTGGCGTAATCATTGCATTAAAACTTCTGTTGGTAGCTCAACGTCAAGGTACGTCCGCGGCCAGCGAAATAATTGTCATTGGCCGTCTGCGATCCAGCGTCTGCCTGCGCAAAGTAGCCGATGTACTGGCGGTCGAGCAGGTTTTCGATGCCGACACCGAAAGTGCCCCACCGGGTCTTGTAACTGCCGCTCAGGTCGAACAGGGCGTAACCGTTGAAATGCTCTTCCTGGCTGCTTGCGCCGATGAAGCGCCCCACGTTGATATGGCGCGAGAACAGTTGCGTCCCTTGCAAGCGGACACTGCCTTCCGGCGCGAAGGCCCAATTGACGCCCATGACCAGCTTGTCGGGACCCTGCGAACGTGCCCCCTGGTCGAGGTCGAGCGGCGCACCTTGTGCAGCGGCACGTTTGCCGATGGTCTTGGAATAAGTGCCATTGACGGTCCATGCCTTCGCCAATCGGAGCTCACCCATCAATTCCCATCCCCGGACATCGACTGGGATGCGTTGAACGGTACCGACGCCGGTCGCCGCATTGACGGTCACGCTCGAACCCAGTTCAGACGTTGAAATGAAGTACGAAATGCCGACATTGCCCCAGGCTCCGCGCTGCGTCAGGCCGATTTCCTTGTTCTTGGTGATTACCGGCTTCAAGTCGACCAGTGTGGCGGCCGACTTGCCTGCGGTATTGACGCTGCGCAAAACAACGCCGACATCAGCGATACCGAATCCTTCGTTGTACGAAGCATACGCCGACCAGCCGCCGCCGAACCGGTAGATACCGCCGATATTCGGAATCACCTTCTCAAACGACTGGCTGCCGCCCTGGACATCATGCGCGCCGTTGAACCACAAGGTGCGATAGGGAGCGACGTCCAGCGTCGCTTTTTCATAGCGCAAGCCGCCTTTCAGCGTCGCAGCGCCAATGTCGTATTCAAGTTGCGCAAACGGCGCAATGCTGACGTACTCCATTGGCGGCACCCAGGTACGGTTGGTCAGCGCAAGACGCTGCTGGGACTCGTCGCGCAACCAGTCCAGACCTGCTGTCAATTCGAGCCCTTCAACCACCAGGTCCGGACGCACCCAGGTGAAGCGCGCGCCAAGCTTGTTGTCGGTGATCTCGGATTGCTCGACGAGGGTGCCGACTGGCGCAAACGCCGGATCCTGGAAAGCCGCCCGCCCGACGCTCGCGCCGAACATCGAGGCAAACTGCTGGCGGTATAACTGCGCCGTGAGCTCGCCGCCGAGCACGTCCTGATGGCGCCATTCCAGGCTGGTGCTTTTTACATCGTTGGTTTGTGGCATTCCTGGCGGCTTACCCGGCACCGATGTCGTCGGCACGCCTGCAGCGCGGTTGCCGTTGACGACCACGTAGTCATCGTTCGGATCGAGCGCAAATTGATTGTGCGAGAACTGGATTCGCTGGTTGCCGAAAGTGCGGCCGAGCTTGATGAATACGTCGGTAGCCTTGGAATCCATGGTGTCGCCGCGCTGGGCGTCCACGCCGATTCTTCGCCCGGAGGCATCATAGGACATGCCGCGGCTGGTGTAGCCGACATACGCCAGGCCATCGAAATCGTCGTTTTTATGAGCGACGGAGTATCCGGTTTTCCATGACAGGCTGTCAGACTTGAATTGCGATGTAAGGCGGGCATCGACCTGGAATTCCGTGCCGTTTTTCTTCGGCGCCTTGGAAATGTAATTGATGATGCCGCCGGTGGCGCCGAGTCCCTGGACCGCCGAAGCGCCAGCAATCACTTCGACCCTCTCGATCACTGCCGAATCGACAAAGGTGCCTTCGCGGGTGCCTACACGCAGCGGATTGGATTGCGGTATGCCGTCGAACAGGATCAATGCAGCGCGTCCGCGCATGGATTCGCCGAACTGGTTCGACTTCTGCGTCGGCGGGGCATAGCCCGGAACGAACTGGGTGAGCGCAGCGGAGGGATCATCGGCAACCAGCATTTGTTGCGACAACTCCTTTTCAGTGACGACGCTGACCGCGCCGGCGATCTTGTCGATCGCCTTGGCGGTGCGGGTGACGGAAACCACGACGGACTGCACCTCGCTGGATTTGGCGCCGGCGGCCGAGTCGGCCTGTTGCGCCATTGCGGGAACACTCAGGGCCGCACACCACAAAGCCGAGTGAACGGCGCGGCTGATGGCGGTACGTGAATACGGTATGTTCATCATTTACTCCTAGTTTTACTGCGGCTAATAAAAAAACCAAATACGTCAGTTCAATGGCTGGCTTGCTGCGCCTGGTGGTTATCGCCCCAGAACGGCATGCAGGCGGCAGCAGGAAGCTCGGCGAGAACCTCGCCCTGCTCGACTTCCTGCGTGCTCGTCACACGCAGCAGGTGCTCGCTGACCGCCACCAGATATTCATAGTGGGTACCGAGAAAATCGCGCTGGATGATGCGGCCCTTCAGAAAATTCTCGTCCTGGAGTTGGGATTGCCGCGTGTGCAGAACGATATGCTCCGGGCGAATGCCCACGGTGACATTGCTGGCTGCCGTACCGTCGGGCGAGCGCGACAGCACGATGCGCTGTTCGTCGCTCAGCAGCACGGCGAGGCCGGAACCATGCGCCTGGGCCCGGCCCGAGAGCAGATTGCTGTGTCCGACGAAGTCGGCAATGAAGGGCGATTTGGGTTCCCGGTAAATCTCATGCGGGGTGCCGAGCTGAATGATGCGGCCACCGCTCATGACGGCAATCCGGTCGCTCAACGCCAGCGCCTCATCCTGGTCATGCGTGACATACAGGGTCGTGATCTTCAGGCGCGTCTGCAGCTCCCGCAGCCAGCCGCGGGCGCGCAGGCGCAGCTTGGCGTCGAGATTGGACAGCGGTTCGTCGAGCAGCAGCAACTGCGGCTCGTACACCAGCGTGCGTGCCAGCGCCACGCGCTGCTGCTGGCCGCCCGAGAGTTCATGGGGATAGCGGTCCGCATAGGCCCCCATTTCCACCAGGCCCAGCGCGCGGGCCACCTTGTCGCCGGCTGTGTTGCCGGTGATCTTGCGCAGCTTCAATGGGAATTCGACGTTCTGCCTGACCGACATATGGGGCCACAAGGCGTACGACTGGAACACCAGGCCGCAATTCCTGTTCTCCGGCGCGAGGTGCAGCTTGCTGCCGGAATCGAAGAACATGTCGCTGCCGAGCTGGATTCTGCCGGTCGTGGGGCGATCCAGGCCCGCGATGGAAAACAGCGTGGTGCTTTTGCCGCAGCCGCTGGGCCCGAGCAAGGTCAGGAATTCGCCATCCTTCACCGTGAAGGAGACATTGTCGATGGCCTTGACGGCGCCATAGGTGCGCGTCAAGCCGCTTACGATTAGTTCAGCCATGATTCAGTTTCTTTCCGAAACGCGTGGCGATTGCCACCAGAATTAAAGTGAGGATGAGTTGGATGACCGACAGGGCGGCAACCGGACCTGCATCGCCCTTGGCCCAGACATTCAGCAGGGTCGTGCCGATGATTTCCGTCCCCGGGGAGTACAGGAACACCGCAGAAGCGTATTCCTTGAAGAAGGAAATGAAGGTCAGCAGGTAGCACGCGATCAGCGCCGGCCGGGCGATCGGGAACACGATCTTGCAGCAGGTGGTCCACCAGGTGGCGCCGACGACGCGCGCACTCTGGTCGATTTCCTTGCCGATCTGCATGAACGAAGGCGCGACGGAAACGTAGGCGGAAGGCAGGTTGCGCATGGTGAACGCCACGATCAGAATCGCCAGCGTGCCGTGCAGTGCGCTGAAGCCGGGAATCCAGAGCACCAGCCACAGGAAGCCGACACCGACGATCATGCCGGGAACCGCGCGCGGAAACATGGCCAGCATTTCCAGCGGCCGGGCAAAGCGTGATTCCGAGCGTTGAATCACCGCTGCGACGATGGCGATCATGAGCGTGGCGACCGCCGCGCCGATTGTCGACACCTTCAGGCTGTTCCAGATCGAGCGGCCGTAGAGTTCCTGTTCCATCAGCATCTTGTAGTTATCCAGGGTGAAGAACTCCCAGGGCGACACCAGCGGGGTCAGGTACTCCACGAACGAACGGACGATCAACGCGATCAGCGGCAGAATGACGACCATCAGCATGTACACGACCATCAGCGCGAGCACCGCCCAGCGCCATGCGCCGATATCCAGCGGCTTGGGGCGCTGCGATTTGCCGCGCACGGTGATGTAGCGCTGCTTGTGGGCCAGCAGTTTTTGCTGCACCAGGACCAGCGAAGCCACCAGCGCGAGCAGCAGCAGGGCCGCGGCGCCCAGCAAGCCATAGTCGGGCGTGATCTGGCTGTTGCCAACGCGCAGCAGGAAGGTGGTGAAGAACTCAAGTCCGGCCGACCAGCCGAAAATCAGCGGGATGGACAGCAGTTCGATGCCGCCGACGAAGGTCAGCAGGGTGCTGTAGACGATCGCCGGCCGGAGCAAGGGAATTGTCACGGATTTGAGCACTTGCCATGGCCTGGCGCCGACGCAGCGCGCCGCGTCTTCCAGCGAGGCGTTGCCGAGCGCGAGCGAGCTGGCGCAATACAGCATGACCGCAGGCGCCATTGCGATGCCGCCCAGCACGCCCATGCCGGTGATGGAGGTCAGATTCCACGGCACGGCGCCGAATATATCGCGCACCAGGAGACTGATGTAGCCGGATGGCCCGTACAGCACGTACCAGCCCAGCGCCAGCACCAGTTGCGAGATATAGATCGGCCCCAGCATCGCGCCTTCGAGCCACGACCGGAAAGGCAGGTCGAAGCGCACGATGGCGATGGCGGCCGCAACGCCGATGCTGGTGGCCACGATCGTCGCGACGATGGCCAGCTTGAACGAGTTCGCCACCGCCACGAAGAACTCGGGCATCGAGAACAGATGCGTGAAGCTGGCGAAGGTCCAGATCCGCTCGGGATCATAGAGCGCGTTCGATTGCAGCGACTGGTAGCCGATCACCACCAGCGGCGCGGCCACCAGCAGCACCGTCATCAGCATCACGGCGAACTGGATCAGCCCCGACCAGTCGCGGCCGCGCCAGCTTTGTTGCGGGCTTGGCGCAAGCGACTGCATGCCCGCGCCCCCCAGCCTGATTGGAGAAGTGTTCATGGCCTTCTCGATTATGGTTTGACAGGCTTGTACGCCGCGACCCAGGCATCGGTGAATTGCTTGGTGTCGTCGACCATTTTCTGGTTGTAGTCCACCATGATCATGTTGCGTTCGCCGATTTTTTCCCGAATCATGTCGTAAGTCAGGAAGGGCACTTCTCCCTTCTTGATGTCGCTTCGGTAAGGCGTCAGTCCGCCGACGCCGACGGCGACCTGGCCGGCATGCGACACGACAAAATCGAGGAACAGCTGGGCCGAGTACTTGCTCTCCGCCTTCTTGGTGATGGCCACGCCGCGCATCATGACCGGCGTACCGTCTTCGATCAGATTCCAGCCCAGGATGCGGTCGCTGCGGCCGTCCTGGAGTCGCTTGACAAAGGGCAGCGGCGAACCGAAATAGATCAGCGAATATTCACCGGTGACCACTTTCTCGACCATGGCCGCGCCACCACCTTCCGGGCGCGTGATGGGACCAAGCTGGTTGATGAGGTTCCAGCCGGCAGCCCCGGTGCGGTTCGCGTAGGCCCAGTGCGCGGCATAGGCGAATGGATGGCGCGCGGCGTCATACGTCGAGATGCGGTTGGCGAAATCCTGCGGATGCTGCTTGGCGAGAACAGCCAGCTGCGCCAACGACTTGGGTCTCTTGTTAGCTGGCAAGATGAGTTTGTTGTACACAAACACCAGCGGGTCGGTGGAAATCGTATACAAGCCCGGGAACGGGCGACTCCACTCCGGCAATTCCTTGCTGCCTTCGGCGACATAAGCTTCGATCCCCTGCTTTTCTTGCATGCGCAACCACCCGCCGGGCGATGCGACCGCCAG comes from the Janthinobacterium sp. 17J80-10 genome and includes:
- a CDS encoding extracellular solute-binding protein, with the protein product MKLLSTLLAAAIATLGFASGAAADEVVVYSARIEQLIKPMFDAYTKQTGTTIKFVTDKEGPLLEKLKAEGANTPADMLITVDAGNLWQAAQEGLLRPVNSPVLGANVPPHLRDPNNLWFGLSVRARTIFFNKKNVKPEELSTYEDLASPKWKNRLCLRTSKKVYNQSLVAMMIEEHGEAKTEQIVKGWVNNLATDVFSDDSKMLEAVGAGQCDIGIANTYYYGRLIEKKPNLPIGIFWANQKTGGVHVNVSGAGVTKHAKNPAGAQKLIEWLSSEQAQNLYTDSGMEYPVNPKVKADPVLVGWGNFKPNVINVSKAGELQAVAVKLMDRAGYK
- a CDS encoding iron ABC transporter permease, whose product is MKDVTAIAAPASPAIAQALRLPRMALARWLTGWRLAAFLVSLVTLVPLVVVLSSFMYPQSDTWLHLSQHVLPGILLNTLWLSLGVAVGTGLLGVTLAWLTAVCEFPGRRFFAWALMLPLAMPAYVTAFVAIGLLDFTGPLQTLLREWFGTSSWFPRIRSRGGVILVMTLALYPYVYLLARNAFLTQGRRALEAGQSLGLSRRKGFIRIALPMARPWIVGGIMLVLMETLADFGTVAIFNYDTFTTAIYKAWFGLFSLSTASQLASILVLIVFALVAAEQHWRGVRRYHGSGRSQATTYRLKPALGWTVSAALGLFFCAVFVIPLLQLLIWSASVFAEEFDARYPLFIWHSVLLSGIAAALVVMAGLILSYALRLYRDWPTRFFTRLSTLGYAVPGTVLAVGIFIPVAWLDNTLLAWLPVLGGGDGSVLKGTLTVMLLAYVARFLAPGFNAIDSAMQRITRSQEEAARGMGLSGWRLLASVHVPLLRGGLLTAALLVFVDVMKEMPITLMTRPFGWDTLAVRVFEMTSEGQWELAALPAVVLVLVGLVPVVLLTRQSGK
- a CDS encoding ABC transporter ATP-binding protein: MLQLTGISHIYQHTATFSDLSFTLARGQIGCLLGPSGCGKTTALRCIAGFETVSAGAIHVNGRLVSSRDFSMPAEQRHIGMVFQDYALFPHLDVRRNIAFGLRGLERDAIARRVDEMLEVVGLQALGKAYPHELSGGQQQRVALARALAPKPDLLLMDEPFSNLDVELRERLSVEVRAILKQQNATAVLVTHDQHEAFAIADEIGIVHQGVIQQWDAPYRLYHEPVNRFVADFIGEGVLIPGKVLAPNRIEIELGAVPARMPEDCCLGCTVDVLVRPDDLIHDDASPLQAKVLAKAFRGAEFLYTLELPGGARVLSLVPSHHNHALGEKIGIRLEIDHVVAFKR
- a CDS encoding TolC family outer membrane protein, which codes for MSSWQAARTHDARFAAAEQARNAGLENANLGAAAMLPQIALNGNAGQTASTSDSVQANPAAPPTRMRGPQYEVGVTLIQPLYDAAATVGRDQLKLQARQAAVQYRAEEQDLILRVAKAYCDTVLAQENLKLVAAQKEAVGQQLAQAKKMLEVGSSSITDANEAQARFDAIIAIEIAARNDLATKSDVYKTLTDLDPAQLAPVSEEHAATILQPASLGAWMLLAQESNLALQAQQLGLDHARQDIDRYRLESAPAVSLVASYGRKWDGSIAAAGAPERKASGAIGLQLSIPLYTGGGRSAQLRQAVAVREQQRHTLEAVRRDAVQGTRQFFLAVESGTARIKALEQAQVSSASWLASIKRGREVGAKTTVDVIDAEQNVYQARYNLVEARYQFLLNRLQLAAAVGKLNEAELANVNGWLAARE
- a CDS encoding TonB-dependent receptor; protein product: MNIPYSRTAISRAVHSALWCAALSVPAMAQQADSAAGAKSSEVQSVVVSVTRTAKAIDKIAGAVSVVTEKELSQQMLVADDPSAALTQFVPGYAPPTQKSNQFGESMRGRAALILFDGIPQSNPLRVGTREGTFVDSAVIERVEVIAGASAVQGLGATGGIINYISKAPKKNGTEFQVDARLTSQFKSDSLSWKTGYSVAHKNDDFDGLAYVGYTSRGMSYDASGRRIGVDAQRGDTMDSKATDVFIKLGRTFGNQRIQFSHNQFALDPNDDYVVVNGNRAAGVPTTSVPGKPPGMPQTNDVKSTSLEWRHQDVLGGELTAQLYRQQFASMFGASVGRAAFQDPAFAPVGTLVEQSEITDNKLGARFTWVRPDLVVEGLELTAGLDWLRDESQQRLALTNRTWVPPMEYVSIAPFAQLEYDIGAATLKGGLRYEKATLDVAPYRTLWFNGAHDVQGGSQSFEKVIPNIGGIYRFGGGWSAYASYNEGFGIADVGVVLRSVNTAGKSAATLVDLKPVITKNKEIGLTQRGAWGNVGISYFISTSELGSSVTVNAATGVGTVQRIPVDVRGWELMGELRLAKAWTVNGTYSKTIGKRAAAQGAPLDLDQGARSQGPDKLVMGVNWAFAPEGSVRLQGTQLFSRHINVGRFIGASSQEEHFNGYALFDLSGSYKTRWGTFGVGIENLLDRQYIGYFAQADAGSQTANDNYFAGRGRTLTLSYQQKF
- a CDS encoding ABC transporter ATP-binding protein: MAELIVSGLTRTYGAVKAIDNVSFTVKDGEFLTLLGPSGCGKSTTLFSIAGLDRPTTGRIQLGSDMFFDSGSKLHLAPENRNCGLVFQSYALWPHMSVRQNVEFPLKLRKITGNTAGDKVARALGLVEMGAYADRYPHELSGGQQQRVALARTLVYEPQLLLLDEPLSNLDAKLRLRARGWLRELQTRLKITTLYVTHDQDEALALSDRIAVMSGGRIIQLGTPHEIYREPKSPFIADFVGHSNLLSGRAQAHGSGLAVLLSDEQRIVLSRSPDGTAASNVTVGIRPEHIVLHTRQSQLQDENFLKGRIIQRDFLGTHYEYLVAVSEHLLRVTSTQEVEQGEVLAELPAAACMPFWGDNHQAQQASH
- a CDS encoding iron ABC transporter permease — its product is MNTSPIRLGGAGMQSLAPSPQQSWRGRDWSGLIQFAVMLMTVLLVAAPLVVIGYQSLQSNALYDPERIWTFASFTHLFSMPEFFVAVANSFKLAIVATIVATSIGVAAAIAIVRFDLPFRSWLEGAMLGPIYISQLVLALGWYVLYGPSGYISLLVRDIFGAVPWNLTSITGMGVLGGIAMAPAVMLYCASSLALGNASLEDAARCVGARPWQVLKSVTIPLLRPAIVYSTLLTFVGGIELLSIPLIFGWSAGLEFFTTFLLRVGNSQITPDYGLLGAAALLLLALVASLVLVQQKLLAHKQRYITVRGKSQRPKPLDIGAWRWAVLALMVVYMLMVVILPLIALIVRSFVEYLTPLVSPWEFFTLDNYKMLMEQELYGRSIWNSLKVSTIGAAVATLMIAIVAAVIQRSESRFARPLEMLAMFPRAVPGMIVGVGFLWLVLWIPGFSALHGTLAILIVAFTMRNLPSAYVSVAPSFMQIGKEIDQSARVVGATWWTTCCKIVFPIARPALIACYLLTFISFFKEYASAVFLYSPGTEIIGTTLLNVWAKGDAGPVAALSVIQLILTLILVAIATRFGKKLNHG
- a CDS encoding ABC transporter substrate-binding protein — its product is MKHRISRAIQVMALAVTAVVSHAAIAASADAVSKSKQEKGLLIYGNISAENFAPAVAAFQKKYPWIKVETLDLGPAPTFERYYSESSVGKRSADILAVASPGGWLRMQEKQGIEAYVAEGSKELPEWSRPFPGLYTISTDPLVFVYNKLILPANKRPKSLAQLAVLAKQHPQDFANRISTYDAARHPFAYAAHWAYANRTGAAGWNLINQLGPITRPEGGGAAMVEKVVTGEYSLIYFGSPLPFVKRLQDGRSDRILGWNLIEDGTPVMMRGVAITKKAESKYSAQLFLDFVVSHAGQVAVGVGGLTPYRSDIKKGEVPFLTYDMIREKIGERNMIMVDYNQKMVDDTKQFTDAWVAAYKPVKP